In Paludibaculum fermentans, the genomic stretch TCCTGAATAATCTGATAACCCGGTCAGCGGGATCCCCGCGCCGCATAACCCTGCACGCCCTACACACCGGAGGGCCCGAGCCTTCGGCCGCATTGCCATGATGAGAACCCCCGGCATCCCTTAATAGCAGGTGGCGGTACTAAAGGAAATGCCGTCTCCCTTTAATTGCGCGTGGGTGAAGTCCAGCCAGGGATGCCCGTTAGGATCCCTTTCCCTATCACGCCTGGTCCGCTCGCTTCGACGCGGGCGGAATGCAATTGGCGATTGGTCTTCGGAGCCGGCGACGCCCAGCCAACGCCCCTGGATGTTCACATCGGCGTCCATCGGCGTCCATCGGCGGCCTGATTCGCAATTCGCGATTCGCGAATATAGATTGGATGGCATGGTGCTGAAGCCACAAGACGTGTATGTGGTGCTCAAGATCTTGGCATCCCGGGCGGATCGTGCGCCGTACTCCCAACTGGCCGCGGAGTTGGTCATGAGCCCATCTGAGGTGCACGCTTGCGTGCGCCGCTCGGAAGGTAGCCGCTTACTCCACGGGCCGCAAAGGAAGAATCGGCGGAACTTTGCCGCGCTCGAAGAGTTCCTCGTGCACGGGCTGAAGTATGTCTTTCCGCCCGAACGGGGCGAAGTCACCCGCGGGGTTCCCACCTCGTATGCCGCCGAGCCGCTTCGCGGCCTGATCACGCAAGGGGATGACCTGGTTCCCGTCTGGCCGTACGCGGAGGGCAAGCAGCGGGGCATCGCGTTTGAGCCGCTGTACAAGACTGCCCCTATCGCCGCTCTGCGCGACTCCTGTTTCTACGAGTATCTGGCCCTCGCCGACGCCTTGCGGGACGGCCGCGCCCGTGAGCGGAAGGCGGCCGAGGCGGGACTGTGCAGGCGTTTCAGGGAAGCAAATGAACGACTCAAATCGTGAGCAGTTAGTTGTCGCTGCACGGCTCCTGCGCCCGCTGCTTGGGGAACTCGTGTTTGTTGGCGGGACGGTCACCGGCCTCCTGATTACGGACCAGACCGCTGCCGGACCGCGAACAACATTCGATGTGGATGCGATCGCCGAGATCACCTCCTACGCGGAATAGGAAGCGTTTGGAGAGCGGCTGCGAGCTTTGCAATTCCATGAAGACGCCCGGGAAGGAGCGCCTCCGTGCAGGTGGGTCCAACACGAGACGACGCTCGATGTGTTGCCCCTTGACGAGAATATTCTCGGGCTCTCCAACCGCTGGTATCGATCTGCGATGGAACCTTTGGTCATTGAACGGTTGCCGGCGACCTCGAGATCCGCATTATCACAGGTCCGTATTTTCTCGCTACGAAGCTCGAAGCGTTCAAGGGCCGTGGGCAGGGCGACTTCTTCGGTAGTCACGATCTGGAGGACCTCATCTCAGTCGTGGATGGTCGCGCGGAACTTGTCGCGGAGGTCCAGGCGGGTGTCGCTGACCTCCGCGCCTACTTGCGCGCCGAGATCAGTGGCCTACTGAAGACGCCCGGATTTCTTGACGCACTGCCCGGATATCTCATTCCGGACGCGGCGAGTCAGGCTCGAATCGACCCCGTGCTCCGGCGCCTGGAAGCAATCGCATCGCAGTAGGCGCCTGGTCGGCTGTGGAACGGGCGACGCTTGGAATCACAGAATGGGTGCGGAATGACCGCTGGCGCCGCCTTCGGCGATCGCCAAGTCATTGAAAATGCGTGCGCTTGTCAGATTTTTGCCCATTCATGATGCGGGTATATATACCCGCATCATAGATGGGCGCGGTTTCGTGTAAAGAATCCCTCAATCCATTGTAAATAAGCCACTTACCTCCCTCTTCTTGAGCAAGCGTGAGAGATCCAATTGCTACAGGTATATATACCTGATCCAACCAATCATTCACCCGACCATCCACAGCACTGCCCCTCTCGCCCAGGAGCGGCATGACGACTCTCGCCAGGCGGTTCGATACGACCGTAACGACGTCCAATGAGGCAACGCATCTCCACGCGGGAGAGCCTTCCCCGTGTTGCAAGTCTTTCGCCTCGCCTTCGAGCGGGGACATCCCGCAACGCCATAGTGCCGGCCACTCGAAGGCCGGCTCGACACGGCCACGGGCTACCGGGTGAGCGCCCGAGACCGCTGCTTCATCGCTCCATTTTCGAAGTATGCGACCCCGGTAGTCGTGCTATTCGTGAATTCGGCCGCGAAGGCGCGTCCAATGTCATCCTGTTCGATCGTTCCGAACCGTCCCGGAATGAGGCGTCCCAGCCAGGCAACGTAGGCGGGCGTGTGCACGTTGCCGCCAATGATGCCGGGGCGGAAGATCGCGAGGCGCTTGAACCCGATCGCTGCGACCTTCTCCTCCTTCAGGCCCATGACGCGCACGTAGCGGATCCTGCTCTTCGAGTTGCTGCCCACTGCGGAGAGGAGCGCGAATCGCTCAATGCCGCCGTTGTGGCAGCCTCGGGCAAAGCCACCGGCGACCCCGAGTTCGAGGGCCTTCAACTCTTCCTCGGTCCACTGCGCACTGCCTTTGCCGACACCAACACAGGAGGCCCCATAGACTGGGTTGCCGAGCGCCCGCATACTCATCGCGAGTTTGGTCACTTCCGCTGGAAACCCGGCCGCTCCCGTGTCCAGAATCACCTGCCGCAAACGATCGCTCGCGGCCAGCGGCGTCGCCTTGCGGTTGACCATCACGACTTCAGCACACGACGGCAGGGCAACCAATGCCCGCACCACGGCGGCACCCACCTGCCCACTACCACCGATGATCAGGACGCGAAAGGCTGGCATGCTTCAAGCGTACAGGTGAATCGGCCGGACAAATTTCTCCCCCCGAACCCAAGGGTCATACATGACGACAGCGCCGCGCTCCCATAAGGTCGGATGAATCGGATGCCCTTCAGCCTGACCGGTCCCACCGCGAATCGCCTAAACCCGGCCTCCAAGTGGCGGAGGAATCACCCAGGAACTCAGCCCAGACGGCCCTCTCCTTTCCACGATTCCGCCGGTCCCCTCAACCATCGAACCCAGAACGGCGATCCCCGCCCGCCCTTCGGACAGAGCTCCGCGGCATATCCAGCAGATACTACAAGGGCGCCGGGCTGAGCCGTCTCACTGCACGATGCCCCTTCCGCAGGACGTTCCGGCTGGGGCATCCGGGTGCAACGGTGGCGGCGCGAATGCGGACCCTAGGGCCGGAGCCGCACTCGACCTGCACTTCTTCACCAGCCTCCATGGTGGGGCGGCTACCAGCTGAAGTTCAAGCTGATCGAGGAGGCCAAGTATGCACCCTGGGCAAGAACCTGGAGGCCGGAACCGTGGTATCGCCACCTTCGCTGACAGGACGGCGTAACGCCCAGAACGTGCACGGACTGCAAGCACCACCCAGGCATTGCCGAAAGACCGATGGACGCCCGTGGCCCTGCGCGCCGCGCGTGCTAACCGGAATTCCGGCGTGAGCGGGCAACCAGGTCTCGGGCTGCAGTGGGCCACTCCGGAAAAGCAAACGGAAATCCGGCGGCCAGCAGGCGGCCCGGCAGAACACGGCGGCTTTTCAGGATTAGCTCCGATTCGGTGCGCATCAGGAAAGCGCCGGCCTCAATGAGCCACTGCGGGTTGGGCAAGGCAAGCCGGGCGCCCCACGCTTCGCGCAAGGCTCGCAGGAAATCGGAATTGGGGAGCGGTTCCGGCGAAGAGACGTTCACAACGCCGCTCAACTCTTCACGTGCGATCAGGAACTCGATCGCCCGGACGAAGTCCGCTTCGTGAATCCAGGAAACAAACTGCGTCCCCGAGCCGTGTCTGCCGCCCACACCATGGCGGACGAGGCCCAGGAGAGTATCGAACACTCCTCCGCGGTCCGGGCTGAGGGTAAGGGCGCTGCGGATAGCGATCTTGCGCGTGAGCGGAGTCGGCGTCGAGAAGAACGCCTCTTCCCATCCTTTTGCAACTTGAATCGAAAAGTTCCACGTATCAGGAGCGCCCGGCTCGTTACCGCCCAACTCGCCGTCTGCTTCCGTCATCGCGCGATCCAGGGCGTGCCTGTAAATGGTCGCAGTGCTCGCGTTGATCCACAGCCGGGGCGGCTCAGCCAGAGAAGAGACGACCTGATTCAACAACCGGGTGCTGAGGATCCGCGACTCGTAAATATCAAGTCGATTTCGCGTGGTGTACCGGCAGTTTACGCTCCTTCCGGCGAGGTTGACGCACACATCGCTCCGTTCGAGGTCGGCTACCCAGTCGCCAGGGGTGACGCCGTCCCACGCGCGAACGCGCCACGGAGCTGGAGCAGGATTCCGGCTCAACACCGTGACGATGTGCCCGTGCGCGTGGAAATGACGAGCCAGCATCCGGCCTACTTGGCCGCTGCCGCCCGGAATGACGATTCTCATGCAGGCAGCAGCCTTTCCCAAGTGCCGGATTCCGCGAGTTCCTTCAGAACCGCATTCCTCTCTCGCAGCAGGCTTCGCATGTACCTGCGAAGCACCAGGATCTCGGCCACGCGCCCGATGACCGGCAGCGGAGCGGCGAAGCGGAATAGATCTTCCATCTCCGTCATGTCCGGAGAGGTCGCCCGGAAAATATGATCGTGCTGCATGGACTGAAAGGGGCCCTCGACCATGGTGTCTTGAAAGTACACGGGCCGATCCATCGCGGTGATCTCGCTCGTGAGCCGCTGCCAGACGGCAAAGTGCTTCGCGCGCCAGGTGACACGTTGTCCAAGGTCGACCAGCCCGGAATGGATGCCGCCCTCGGCAACGGCCGCCTCACCCCAATGAACATTTCCGGCGAGGTGTGCCTCGACGCTGCGCGCCAGGTCGAAGCAACGTGCGATGGGCGCCCGGATGACAGTAACTTCTCTTAGCGTGACCATAGCCGTACTTACACCGCAGCGCCCTTCACGATCTGGACTATCTCCAGCGCGGCTTTGCGTACGGGCCGCATCAGGGGCAGTGCTGAAACTCGAAGCAGCAAGGCAATGCTCCTCGCCGCGATCGCGAGAAGCCGATGGCTGTTCTCCTGGTTGGGTGACTCGTCGATGACCCAGAAGTAGATGGCCCCCATCTGAAAGAACCAGAGAACGTCGGGCAAGTGCGGTTCGAGGTCCTTCGGAATCCGCAGGCCGCAATCGACCACGATGCGGCGAAACCAGCCGATGTCGATGGCCCGGATCTCCCGGGTCTGCGCGCTGAAGGGCGACAGTGGATATCCGGGATCGGCGCCGTTTCGCAGCAGCGCGCGCATGATTCGTCTGTGAGGCGCAAAGTGAGCCCACTTCACTCGAATCAGTGCTAGTAAACGCTGTTCCAGTCCGCTGGCACCATCCAGGGCCGCCTCGATCTTGCGCTGCATTTCGTCCGAGGAACGCCGATAGAACTCCATCACGATCGCGTCCTTGGACGGGAAGTAGTAGTATGCGGCGCCGGTGGCTACGCCGGCCTCGTCCGCGATGTCTCGCATCGTGGCCGCCTCGAACCCGCGGTCATGGAACAGCTTCAGGGCGGCGCTCAGAATCCGCTGGCGCGTCTCTTCGCTCTTCGGCGTGGGTTTTACCTCGACCCGGTCTGGCATCGCGGAGCCGCCCCCTTCCTGAGCTGTTGCTCAATGTCCCGCTCGCTTCGAAGACGCAGCGCGCTGGAGAGTGCGAGACGGTTTCCTGAAACGGCGGCAAAAGCCTCCCGGGCCAGCAGCAATAGCGCCGGGCTGGTCAACCGGAAAGCAAGCTGGCGGTAGTCTCTCAACGCCCAAAGACAAACGATCCTGCCGCGATTCCCTAACCAGACTTCACCTGTATCCGCCACCACGGACAGCTCGCCCGGCGAGAGCTGCGGGAACGCGCGCTGAGCTTCCGCGGATCCGGCCGCCACGAACCTAAGTCCAATCAGGGGAACTTGCCGTCCGATCCAATCCTTCGCAAACGTGCAGAGACCGCAGGCCGCGTCGTAGACGATCGTGATGCTTGTGACAGGCGGCATTACGACTCCGAAGGGATGGATATCCGGGCGTCGGGCGGCATCGGCGGCCGCAGCTCCGCCTGCCCTCGCCGTCTCAGCCGGCTAAAGACATAGATATTGAGAAAGTGCATCGCGCCCAGCACGATCAGCACCAGGCCGAGTTTCTCGCACACGAGCTCCATCGCAGCCCTCGCATCCCCCACTTGGACTGTCGTGCGCAGAGCCAGCGCAACGTAGCCCACGTTGATGAGATAGAACCCGACAACCAGCAAATGGTTCACGGAATCGGCCAACTCGCGGTTGCCGTGGAATGCATCGATCAGGAAACTACCGCCACTCCGCCGCAGCGTCCGGGCCACCCAGACCGTCACGGCGAGGCTAATAGCCAGATAGGTGACGTAACAGACGACAATGTACATGCGCTCCCTCCTTTCGAAGGCATCACAAATGTTGAACGCGTTCAAATTGAAGGGTACTCCTCACGCTGGCTCGGGTCAAGAGAAATATGAACATGTTCAAAACCGCACTTGCCTGACGAAGACCACGGGCCGGATCTTCGGCTTGACATTTTGTTAGGAACCTAGCAATATTGTTAGGTGCCTAGCAAGTTTAAAGGGCAAGATTCGGTTGGAGCCTGGGCGAAGCGTTGCTATTTCGCGGGTCGAGCCGCGATGGAGGCTCTCCTCCAGCCGCACGGCCTCGGAGCCACTCAATGGTATGTGCTGTATCAACTGGCTCATGACGGGCCGACCATGCAGCGCGATCTGCTGCGTATGCTCCACATCGAGCGAGCGACGCTTAGCGCTGTTGTGGGATCGCTGGTCAGCAAAGGTCTTGTCGAGCAAGTGCCAGACCGCGTCGATCAGCGGCAGAAAC encodes the following:
- a CDS encoding Rossmann-fold NAD(P)-binding domain-containing protein; this translates as MPAFRVLIIGGSGQVGAAVVRALVALPSCAEVVMVNRKATPLAASDRLRQVILDTGAAGFPAEVTKLAMSMRALGNPVYGASCVGVGKGSAQWTEEELKALELGVAGGFARGCHNGGIERFALLSAVGSNSKSRIRYVRVMGLKEEKVAAIGFKRLAIFRPGIIGGNVHTPAYVAWLGRLIPGRFGTIEQDDIGRAFAAEFTNSTTTGVAYFENGAMKQRSRALTR
- a CDS encoding DCC1-like thiol-disulfide oxidoreductase family protein, translated to MPPVTSITIVYDAACGLCTFAKDWIGRQVPLIGLRFVAAGSAEAQRAFPQLSPGELSVVADTGEVWLGNRGRIVCLWALRDYRQLAFRLTSPALLLLAREAFAAVSGNRLALSSALRLRSERDIEQQLRKGAAPRCQTGSR
- a CDS encoding SRPBCC family protein; its protein translation is MVTLREVTVIRAPIARCFDLARSVEAHLAGNVHWGEAAVAEGGIHSGLVDLGQRVTWRAKHFAVWQRLTSEITAMDRPVYFQDTMVEGPFQSMQHDHIFRATSPDMTEMEDLFRFAAPLPVIGRVAEILVLRRYMRSLLRERNAVLKELAESGTWERLLPA
- a CDS encoding MarR family winged helix-turn-helix transcriptional regulator, which produces MEALLQPHGLGATQWYVLYQLAHDGPTMQRDLLRMLHIERATLSAVVGSLVSKGLVEQVPDRVDQRQKLLQLTAAGNKMWGRLPDLTLIHKVAFDGIDAASIATAIKVLQTATERLEKFSRNGVDV
- a CDS encoding TIGR01777 family oxidoreductase, which gives rise to MRIVIPGGSGQVGRMLARHFHAHGHIVTVLSRNPAPAPWRVRAWDGVTPGDWVADLERSDVCVNLAGRSVNCRYTTRNRLDIYESRILSTRLLNQVVSSLAEPPRLWINASTATIYRHALDRAMTEADGELGGNEPGAPDTWNFSIQVAKGWEEAFFSTPTPLTRKIAIRSALTLSPDRGGVFDTLLGLVRHGVGGRHGSGTQFVSWIHEADFVRAIEFLIAREELSGVVNVSSPEPLPNSDFLRALREAWGARLALPNPQWLIEAGAFLMRTESELILKSRRVLPGRLLAAGFPFAFPEWPTAARDLVARSRRNSG
- a CDS encoding TetR/AcrR family transcriptional regulator; its protein translation is MPDRVEVKPTPKSEETRQRILSAALKLFHDRGFEAATMRDIADEAGVATGAAYYYFPSKDAIVMEFYRRSSDEMQRKIEAALDGASGLEQRLLALIRVKWAHFAPHRRIMRALLRNGADPGYPLSPFSAQTREIRAIDIGWFRRIVVDCGLRIPKDLEPHLPDVLWFFQMGAIYFWVIDESPNQENSHRLLAIAARSIALLLRVSALPLMRPVRKAALEIVQIVKGAAV